The Drosophila yakuba strain Tai18E2 chromosome X, Prin_Dyak_Tai18E2_2.1, whole genome shotgun sequence DNA segment CGCGTTATCTACTCCGCTGATGTTGATTGAAAAATAGAGACACAAGCTCGGATGCTCTAGCTGCAAATTTaagaaaaccaaagaaaaaaaaaaaccatataaataaatattaaaacgcCTTGACAGTACTCAATTGCTCGCCGACGCGTGCTTGtgtgcaattaatttaaatccATCGAGGGGTATCATAATTCTCCACAGTTTTTGTGTGTCAGTGCCAAAGCTACCGATCAAGCGATCGAACAATCGATCGATCGACAGATCGCCAGATCGAACAAGAACATATAGCAGCAGTTCGACACGAGTGGGAAAGGAAAGTGTAAGTTAGATGGGTGCAGATGAATCAGTGGATTTCACTGGGGGGAAGACCAAGAAACCGCAGACTTACCAATCCAAAAGGTGTGACGATTGAGTCGCAGGAAAAAGATTAGTAATTCACTTGGAAGTCCGATGATAATACAGATGAATTCGAAGTCTACAGATCTGAACGATCATCTTCTAACTAGCCTTATAAGCAAAGATCGCAAGCCATTAACGCGGCTCATTAAAGATCGCAGGCAATAAAGACTAGCACTTCGATTGCcaagtgtgtgtatgtgctgAAATCAAACAATCGTGATTAGTGCGATATGAGAAGTTGAAATAAGAAGAGACGCTAGTCATTAATAAGTCATATTCCATTTCAAAAAAGATGCCGATGGGAAGCGGAGAAATAGCCAATGGCACTTCGCTCTACAACGCAAACCATTAAGAGTCTGTGTTTGAGCCACATAATATTGACGCAACTCGGTTGCTGTCAACAAATTACGGACGACACTCCCACATCCCGGAGGTAATGAAGCCACCAAGTTTGGGCTATCTTATCGCCGCGGAACAGAGAGGAAAAGCCCCGAATTGGATTTTAAACAagacatacgagtatatagaCGCTCTAATGAATCTTTCCATTCATAATGAATCGATCGATTCTAATGAGTAGCAACTGGGCAATTTGTTCGGAGACGTGTTGTATAAACATGGCATTATCGCAAAAAGTTTGAAAGCTCGATTTAAATGggaatttattaaacaaattctGGCAATCATTTAATTTCGACATGAATCGCATTCGTTCCCACCTCTCTAACAGAATTTCTGGTGGGCGTCTTTCGGCACGGATGGTGGCGAGGGGGGAAGAGTGGAAGCAGGAGCTATCCATTTGGGGGCTACATTGTTGTGGGGCAGTCACGAAGATCCGAGCTGAGCTGGGAGATGCAAACACAGCTGGAAATATATTATGGAGGAGTTAAAATTGCTAATGAACAGCGGCAATTGCATAAGTGTGTCTGATTTTGATTAACATTCCCTTTTCTGTAATTTATATGAgcattatatattatatattattacaaTCTCCCTATTTGGaaaccaaatcaaatgaaCCGTCTTTGGCCACATTTCCCTATACCGCGTAATTGGTAATAGCTCAATCAGTTTCGATGGCGGAATGTCAGTTCTATATATGCGAGTAATTAGAAAGGTTGCTCAGGTGTCGCAGAtgattaattttaattgataacTCTCGCATAAGCTGGCAGCCAGCTTAATTGCTCGACTACTCTAATTATGCCAGGCCATCTGGCATCTTGAGTGATATATTTATGTGCAATTTATTGCCCAATCTGGGCGACTAGGGCCGCTGCAATTAACAATTAACTCTAATGAGCCAGGCACTCATTGTCATCACTGAGTAATGCAACTGCTACTGGCCACTCAAAGTGGATCAATCTGATGCGATATCAGGGTATCAGAGTAGTCGAATCTGGAAGATAGCAGCCaaccatttaatttgcatttgtcgaACAAGCGGAGACGACGTAATTACCCGTAATTCGGGTTATACAGTCCGGCGAAAGCCATTTTTTTCAgtcatttttttgtttgcttgcacttgttgttgcttAGAATCCACTCCAGATGGGGCCAATATTCAGTCCGGATGATGACTAGCCAGTTTGCATTCGCTGCACTCGCAATCGCCGCCACCCTTGCCATTGACCACCGGTTTGACCAGCCGGTCGGCGGATCATCGATGCCCAGCAGCCGtattaatttatgctaatAGCGGAACCGTTTCCATCGGCAGCCCTTTGCCAATGGCCCGGGTTCAACTTAGCTCGATTCGCGGATCTacattgcatttgcatttgcattagcaTCTGGTATCCAATCGAATCGGATCAGGTGGGATGATATGGGATGGGATTGAACTGGAAGTGCAGTTGCCAGGTGCCTGTATGGCCCGTATGGCATTTTGTAATTCATTAGGTTCAGGTTGCGAACACCTGGTCCAGAGAAATCGAATCTGATTCATTGGCAGTTTATCTCTTCCACCTGCCcgtatatacacacacatatattgTCTCAGGCAGAACATTGGACGGGGATGGTAATAAACGATCTTAACTCCGCTGCACACCTAGCTGatttatatagtatagtatagtatagtttTATGATCTTCAGTTTTACTTTCGCCCGTGCAAAGCACTTTGCTTACGAGACTTATGCAAGCCAAGTCCACAGACATCCGGCATTTCTTCAGGTGGCGTCGCTGGCACTTAGCACCTCGCTCATTATAATGGCCATATGCAAATCATCACATGGATTCTCTTGGCACCCAGCGGCTAACTGACCACACTCAACGCAATCCAATCCAGTCCACCGGCTGATGGCTTCATTTAGACGACAGTCGAATGGCGAGTGCcatgcataaatcaaattcGCAGACAAAGTCCAAGGGGGGCGTTATCTGTAATcagttattaattaattggcGATCTGCTGCAGAATGCCAGTGTTCGGTTCACACAGGCAGGTGTCAAGGTGGAACGTAGCCGACTACGTCACGCAATCTTAGGTGGCACCAAAGATCTTCTATTCCCACAAGCCCACAAGCCCACAAGCCAGCAAACCATTCAAACCATTCAAAGCATTCAAACCATTCAATTCAACTAAGTGACTGTTAATTGTGGGCGAGAAAAAAGAGAGACACCTGCCGCACGGGAGACTAGCCAATAAATTAGGAATATTTATTcgctatttatttaaaaatcagCCAAATGGCATTAGCTATATGCATGCGACCCGCACCACCCCCGTCGGCCACCCAGAGACCATTCATAATTGCAATTGGTGGGCAGGTTAACCTTGACTGCGGTTACGAGTTACAAGTCGGGCTGATAAACCGCATTTAAAAGCCAACTTAATACGATTGTATAATGTGCATTATGTGTAATGGGCATGCTTGAGTGCCAGCCatttgtctgtctgtcagATGTTCAAAGTGCTTTGCATAGGCGACTAATCGAATCGGGGTTAAACATGACTCGCATCTATCAGCTAGAAAGTTCCCAGAAGTACTTGCCTCTAATTGCCCGGCCCATTGAAAATAAGCCGAGTTTTTAATAGCAGCTAATGGTGTGGCAATTGCCATCCATCCATATCTGGAAAACTCTATGCACCCACACATCTGAATCGGATATTCGCACATGCTCACAGTACTCAACTCTCGACTGTCCACTTGATTCGAGTTTCAAAGTTTGGAGTCTCGATTCTAAGCTCTAGCTCGAGGCAGCCAAGCCTGACCGTTCTTGGTCTAATCTTGTCACGAACATTAGCCAAGTCGATGCTGTAATGTCGGGGCATTGCGTGATATGTGGTGGAAGGGAAAGGGGGTAGATGGCAGTGCTTCAAACTCAAGGATCAGTTGCGTTCCAAATAGCACATGGAGCACATGGAGCACATGGAGCACATGGAGCACACGGCGGAGCACACGAAAATGGTATATTAATTGTGCTagacaataattaaatgcaaattcgcGATTCTATGCTTTGTGCAATTCCATTTTACATTAGTTTCATTGTTCGAAAGACATCGATTCCTACTGCTAGTAGGTTTAAGTTTAAACATTATCGCTCCAATGAGCACCCATATATTCGATAGCCAATGCACGAAGTGCAAATGCGATGGCCTTGCCAAAGAAAGCGAAAGAGGCGAGTTTCCAGAGGAGGGAGGGAGGGAGCCAGTCACGTCTGGTCGAGAGTCCGGTTTTCGGTCTATTACACGCCTCTACTCCATTGGCGCCTTGACATTGGACTAGAAATAGAAAACGCGGCTTACAGCCAAACGACGCGGCTCACTGGcggatgtggatatggatgtaATGCATGGCCAAGGAACTGCTGGATCTCCATAAGAATCGAGCAGCAACCTTATTCAGTTCGGACAATAGTCCAATGCCAAGGCTGCCTCTTGTCTATTCGGCTAAGTCGACAACAATCGGAAATAATACCCCGCTTCCTACATCGAATCTGCATATAAGACTACAGACTACAGACTACCAGACTCACGTGTGAGCTTTAATACCTTTAATACCTATTTATGGCTTTATAAATGTCAAACGCGCCACACGAAGCATCACGATGATCAAGGTTATGGGATTTTCAATGGGCCGTTAGTGTTGAAATgactattattattaaaattgcacCGAACATTGGGCCAAATATGTCGAAACCAGAATGTGCCTCACTTCGAAGGCGTTTAGTGCTAACTCGGAACTGGAGACACAAAGACGGATCTCTGTAAGCGTTTTAAACAATGAGCACACAAGCCAATGCCCAATGATCAATGAccaaatggtaaaaaaaaatggtaaaaaaaaaaaaaaattaaaaatggtaTAAATGGTAAATAGAGAACCAGCTGTGCAATAAACCAGGCGGTCAATACACCGAGCATCCGCATTCTTGAGACCTTTTGTTCAACCGCATATCCGTcggatggctggatggctaTCCAGATAGCAAAGGTGTCTGGCCACTATTTTTCCAGCCATGTTCTCGGCGATTCTTGGTATTGACCTTGGCGCTTTTGACAGCCCGGCAATTGTAAGACATAGCCAAAAATTGTAGACAGAAttgtagaaaaaaaaagagaaagacaaagaacagcaaaagcaaattaaCTTGATTGATTAAAGGAATTTCGGTACGCACGTTGGCGGGGCGGGTGTTTGACTGTCAAAAGTCAAGTCGAGGCCCAAAAGAGCTGACTTCTTGCCGGGCTTAACCCATTATGAAGCTTGCCTAATGGCGgtttgccaaaaacaaaacaaaaaaacaacaaaataatttgccGCCTGCGAGAATGGAGGGTACCACAAAAAAGACAAATTGATCGTGGCACTTTGCTCGGTACGGCAGGTAAACGTTTGTGGATCAGTTCAACTGAGCTCTTGGATACCCCATAAATCccatagatacatatgtatataaattatacaattttcccAGTTCCGTTCCGATTTCCTTGAAAGCGTTGAGGCTTAAAATGCTCAATGTAAGGCCACACAGCTACAGAAAAGAAGGCACAAATTGCTTCCTCATATTGATCATATTGATCTTGAAgtccattaaatatttattcgtTTTACTTAAAGCCGCCTttccattatcattatcaGTCCATTAACTGATTTATTATCAAACAAGTACTTTATTTTATAGCGAAATGTTTTTCGATCTTAACTTAATTGTCACCACCTGCAGAGCTCCGATTTGAGATCATTATGCCTGCAATCTATGTGTACAAGTATCCGGATAATGCACGTTAGAGAGATCGCCTCGCGTATCACGTACGCGTAATTGCCTTCACTTTCGTTACGCTGCGAGGGAGAATTATGGACATTGTGCCAAGTTCCTTTCGAAATTCCAGTCACGACGGATCCGATCCGTCAAGTGCTATGCCGAGATTGCATTATGCAGCTGATCTGTGAGCTGACAATCGGAGGCTGGTAGACTCATTAATTGAGTGCTCGCTCGCAGATTATTTGTCATTATGTCGAGCCACTTGAATGTTTTCCTCATTGCCCACTCACTCGGTGCAAATGAGAAATGCGATAGTGATGGTCCTCTCATTGGGAATGCGTTGTAGTCAGATAGCTAGCCAATTGGGTTTGTGTACCTTCTTGTTGGTTTTAGTTTACAATATAGTGAATGGTTGTATTAATCAATGCCGAACTCCTGTCTCTTCCGCAGTCAACGGCCACAATATGATACCTGTTCTGGAGAAACTCAGCGGGTTCTACAACTCCTACGTCTTGGCCGTACTCACGATCGGCTATATCCTGGGCGAACTGGGTCACTATCTGATCGGTGTGACCTCCAAGCAGACAGCCATTGAGCTGGACTACGGCGATCATGCCTGCCAGCAGAACACCTCCATGTTTAATCGCCACGAGTTGCCCACCCAGTGCTCGGCGGTGGGGAACGAGACCAGTTGCTATGCCCTCGACTTCAACGGCACTGGGTATTGCGAGTGGAACTACAATGGACTGGGAATCGACTACCAGATCCTGGCCGGACCGACCTTCATCCTGATTTTCACCATCGCGGGCGTCTTCATGGGCTTCGCAGCGGACAAGTACAATCGCGTCAATATGCTGACCGTGTGCACAGTGATCTTTGGCATTGCCATGATCCTGCAGGGAACTGTTAAGGAGTACTGGCAACTGGTCATTTTGCGCATGATCATGGCAGCCGGCGAATCGGGCTGCAATCCCTTGGCCACGGGCATCATGTCTGACATCTTTCCGGAGGATAAGAGAGCTCTGGTCATGGCCATCTTTAACTGGGGCATCTATGGAGGCTATGGCATCGCCTTTCCGGTGGGCCGCTACATCACCAAGCTGAACTTCTGGAATCTGGGATGGCGCGTTTGCTACCTAGGCGCCGGTGTCCTCACCGTTATTATGGCCGCCCTGACCGGAACCACTTTGCGGGAGCCGGAGCGCAAGGCCATCGGTGAGGGTGACCGCCAGACGTCCAGCGGCAAACCGGTGAGCCTGTGGCAGGTTATCAAGAGTCCGGCAATGATCATGCTGATGATTGCCGCGTCCATCCGTCACTGTGGTGGCATGACCTTTGCCTACAACGCCGATCTCTACTACAACACGTACTTCCCCGACGTGGACTTGGGCTGGTGGCTCTTTGGCGTCACCATCGGCATTGGCAGCGTGGGTGTGGTCGTTGGTGGCATTGTGTCGGACAAGATTGTCGCCAAGATGGGCATTCGATCACGCGCCTTTGTTCTGGCTGTCAGCCAGCTAATTGCCACACTGCCGGCCTTTGGATCGGTCTACTTTGATCCGCTGTGGGCCATGATCACGCTGGGCCTGAGCTACTTCTTCGCCGAGATGTGGTTCGGCATTGTATTCGCCATTGTTGTGGAGATTGTACCGCTGCGCGTTCGCTCCTCGACCATTGGCGTCTTCCTGTTTGTGATGAACAACATCGGCGGCAACCTGCCCATTCTGGTGGATCCTGTGGCTAAGGTCCTGGGCTATCGCGGCTCGATCATGATCTTCTACGCTGGATTCTATGGCATCAGTAAGTCGACATGGGTCTGGTCTCTTTTGGGTGCCAATATATTACTAACACCTTTTTTTCACAGGTTCCATCCTCTTCTTCATCACCTGTTTCCTGCTGGAAGGCAAGCCGGAAGAGGTCGGACAGCCGGAGTCGCCAAAGAGCCATCCGGATGCCGTGCTCAATGCTCGCCACATGCACGGACACGACAACTCCGTGTTCTCCGTGGACGAGACCCTGCCCTCCAACGGACGTCCTGCCCAACTGCCGCAGCATCTGCAAATGTCCAGCAATGGCTACGACAAGTCCCAGATTTCGCCGCCGCGACAAAATGGCGCGGAGAGCAGTAGACTATAGATAAGCTTAAACTCCggagtgttttttttttattaaataatattatggAATTTTTATGTTTGGGTGTTCAGTTACTTGCTTAAAATTCGGCTAACTGATAATTCGATATCTGCTTTAAGTCAAATATCAGTTATTATCACAAATAAGCACGAATCCGGAGC contains these protein-coding regions:
- the LOC6524070 gene encoding putative metabolite transport protein HI_1104 — encoded protein: MIPVLEKLSGFYNSYVLAVLTIGYILGELGHYLIGVTSKQTAIELDYGDHACQQNTSMFNRHELPTQCSAVGNETSCYALDFNGTGYCEWNYNGLGIDYQILAGPTFILIFTIAGVFMGFAADKYNRVNMLTVCTVIFGIAMILQGTVKEYWQLVILRMIMAAGESGCNPLATGIMSDIFPEDKRALVMAIFNWGIYGGYGIAFPVGRYITKLNFWNLGWRVCYLGAGVLTVIMAALTGTTLREPERKAIGEGDRQTSSGKPVSLWQVIKSPAMIMLMIAASIRHCGGMTFAYNADLYYNTYFPDVDLGWWLFGVTIGIGSVGVVVGGIVSDKIVAKMGIRSRAFVLAVSQLIATLPAFGSVYFDPLWAMITLGLSYFFAEMWFGIVFAIVVEIVPLRVRSSTIGVFLFVMNNIGGNLPILVDPVAKVLGYRGSIMIFYAGFYGISSILFFITCFLLEGKPEEVGQPESPKSHPDAVLNARHMHGHDNSVFSVDETLPSNGRPAQLPQHLQMSSNGYDKSQISPPRQNGAESSRL